One genomic region from Campylobacter sp. RM5004 encodes:
- a CDS encoding FtsX-like permease family protein, with amino-acid sequence MFLRIIKKSIFGNLTQKLLSFGTIFLACLLLACMLNITLGVGNELTKELRNYGANISVVPQGSALSIEVGNKTFKPFENKTYLELKDLHKIKEIFWRNNITAFAPFKDEVAKINGKEIKVLGTYFDKNIPIDGEEDYKTGITGLFPFWKSDKDFVNDESNILEANIGREFATRFNLKSGDQIDVEFESGIRTFKIVGIIDNLGEYDNKLLISIDKLNEILGSKPTYERAEVSALTIPENDLAMRARHDKDSLDAVEFDKWYCTAYVSSIAYQIEEDYKGASAKALSKVADAESSVVKKIQGLMGIIFLISLVVASVAQASLINSDVYRRSKEIGLLKALGANNLQIYLIFMVDYLCVSLVASVFGSIFGFFVSDLIALNIFSHSIAYNFIIIFICMFFASLISILGSLIATKNFIKLEIVEVLYGRK; translated from the coding sequence ATGTTTTTAAGAATTATAAAAAAATCAATTTTTGGCAACTTAACTCAAAAACTTCTTAGTTTTGGCACTATTTTTCTAGCTTGTTTGTTACTTGCTTGTATGTTAAATATAACTTTAGGCGTTGGTAATGAGCTTACAAAAGAGCTTAGAAATTATGGTGCAAATATTAGCGTTGTGCCACAAGGTTCAGCACTTAGTATTGAAGTAGGAAATAAGACTTTTAAACCATTTGAGAATAAAACATATTTAGAATTAAAAGATTTACACAAAATAAAAGAAATCTTTTGGAGAAACAATATAACAGCTTTTGCTCCGTTTAAAGATGAAGTAGCAAAAATTAATGGCAAAGAGATTAAAGTTTTAGGCACTTATTTTGATAAAAATATTCCTATTGATGGCGAAGAAGATTACAAAACTGGAATCACAGGCTTATTTCCTTTTTGGAAAAGCGATAAAGATTTTGTAAATGATGAAAGCAATATCCTAGAAGCAAATATAGGAAGAGAATTTGCAACTAGATTTAATCTTAAATCAGGCGATCAAATTGATGTGGAATTTGAATCAGGAATTAGAACTTTTAAAATTGTAGGAATTATTGATAATTTAGGCGAATATGATAATAAATTGCTTATAAGTATTGATAAATTAAATGAGATTTTAGGTTCAAAACCAACTTATGAAAGAGCCGAAGTTTCAGCGCTTACAATTCCAGAAAACGACCTTGCTATGCGTGCAAGACATGATAAAGATAGCTTAGATGCAGTTGAGTTTGATAAATGGTATTGCACTGCTTATGTTAGCTCAATTGCTTATCAAATAGAAGAAGACTACAAAGGTGCAAGTGCAAAAGCACTTAGCAAGGTTGCTGATGCTGAAAGCTCAGTGGTTAAAAAAATTCAAGGCTTAATGGGAATAATCTTTTTAATTTCATTAGTAGTTGCAAGCGTAGCACAAGCTTCGCTTATAAATAGCGATGTTTATAGACGCTCAAAAGAAATAGGCTTATTAAAGGCTTTAGGAGCGAATAACTTACAAATATATTTGATATTTATGGTTGATTATTTATGTGTTAGCTTGGTTGCTAGTGTGTTTGGAAGTATTTTTGGATTTTTTGTAAGTGATTTAATAGCTTTAAATATCTTTTCTCATAGCATTGCTTATAATTTTATTATTATTTTTATTTGTATGTTTTTTGCTAGTTTAATCTCAATTCTTGGCTCATTAATAGCTACAAAAAACTTTATAAAACTAGAAATCGTAGAGGTGCTTTATGGCAGGAAATAA
- a CDS encoding Fe-S-containing protein: MSIYFIHLFLEAFVISFFTSFACKNHSVYKILISAFVGFIFGYIAFYIINYEKQNRIGLIIADSVLIISLLLVFLRNIKIFAISSVFLIAFACAIRYFLLSANFVIFESNLIDTEGVLNFGFILLAFFICAVFFISFVYSTKHVKSKISILIAIILALMFINECLAELALYGMKTRSIGALSDSDALLSYIGKSKHYAEFYYYICLILGIIYVGLCLKLRPKYTQKQGDFDIVYRQNKNLTSTINTHFSITFILSVLAFIIVLFYDLVASKPISIDEPLVIAPKSKTHFEFELDKVSDGKLHRYAYISSSGKKIRFFIINRFAGKITPVAVFDSCMICGDLGYILKEGELICVACNVRLFLPSVGKAGGCNPIPLNYEVDEKNNKLLIKVRDVLDGENYFSEVVEIEVIDPVNQDKFLNSKAKKSYMYKGINYYFSTDESYEEFKKDPSKYVSSNDNAPFRLNGYQS, from the coding sequence ATGAGTATTTATTTTATACATTTATTTCTTGAAGCTTTTGTTATTAGCTTTTTTACATCATTTGCTTGCAAAAATCATTCAGTTTATAAGATTTTAATTTCTGCATTTGTTGGTTTTATTTTTGGATATATTGCATTTTATATCATAAACTACGAAAAGCAAAACAGAATAGGATTAATCATTGCCGATAGTGTTTTGATAATTTCTTTATTATTAGTATTTTTAAGAAATATAAAAATATTTGCAATATCAAGCGTATTTTTAATAGCCTTTGCGTGTGCTATTAGATATTTTTTATTAAGTGCAAATTTTGTTATATTTGAATCTAATTTAATAGATACTGAAGGGGTTTTAAATTTCGGTTTTATTTTATTAGCTTTTTTTATATGTGCCGTATTTTTTATAAGTTTTGTATATTCTACTAAGCATGTAAAATCAAAAATTAGTATTTTAATAGCAATTATTTTGGCTTTAATGTTTATAAATGAATGTTTAGCTGAACTTGCTTTATATGGAATGAAGACAAGAAGTATCGGAGCTTTAAGCGATAGCGACGCACTTTTAAGCTATATAGGAAAGAGTAAGCATTATGCTGAGTTTTATTATTATATTTGCTTAATTTTAGGCATTATTTATGTTGGATTATGCTTAAAACTTCGCCCTAAATATACTCAAAAACAAGGCGATTTTGATATTGTTTATAGGCAAAACAAAAACCTTACAAGCACAATAAACACTCACTTTAGCATTACATTTATTTTAAGTGTTTTAGCTTTTATAATCGTTTTATTTTATGATCTAGTTGCGTCTAAGCCTATTAGTATAGATGAGCCTTTAGTAATTGCTCCAAAGAGTAAAACTCATTTTGAGTTTGAATTAGATAAAGTAAGTGATGGAAAATTACATAGATATGCTTATATTTCAAGCTCAGGTAAAAAGATTAGATTTTTTATAATCAATCGTTTTGCTGGCAAAATCACTCCTGTTGCTGTGTTTGATTCTTGTATGATTTGTGGGGATTTAGGATATATTTTAAAAGAAGGCGAATTAATCTGCGTTGCTTGTAACGTAAGGCTATTTTTACCAAGTGTAGGCAAGGCAGGTGGATGTAATCCAATTCCACTAAATTACGAAGTAGATGAAAAAAATAATAAATTATTAATTAAAGTAAGAGATGTTTTAGATGGGGAAAATTATTTTAGTGAAGTTGTTGAAATTGAAGTAATTGACCCTGTAAATCAAGATAAATTTTTAAACTCAAAAGCTAAAAAATCTTATATGTATAAAGGTATAAATTATTATTTTAGCACTGATGAAAGCTATGAAGAATTTAAAAAAGACCCTAGCAAATATGTAAGCTCAAACGATAATGCGCCTTTTAGATTAAATGGTTATCAAAGTTAA
- a CDS encoding iron transporter: MKKSLLSLVAGAFLATSAFAGEVEIPTIDGAESYKLHGMEIAAVYLQPIEMEPRGIDLAASLADIHLEADIHALKENPNGFPEGFWMPYLTIGYKLTNLDNGKTKVGKLMPMVADDGPHYGANIKMDTGIGNYELEFVIDNPEKQGFGRHVDKETGVDKWFDTFNVKYKFKYTGTPDK; encoded by the coding sequence ATGAAAAAGTCATTGCTTAGTTTAGTTGCAGGTGCTTTCTTAGCTACTTCAGCATTCGCTGGTGAAGTTGAAATCCCAACAATTGATGGAGCAGAAAGCTATAAATTACATGGTATGGAAATAGCAGCAGTTTATTTACAACCAATTGAAATGGAGCCAAGAGGAATTGATTTAGCTGCATCATTAGCTGATATTCACTTAGAAGCTGATATTCACGCTCTTAAAGAAAATCCAAATGGTTTTCCAGAAGGTTTTTGGATGCCATATCTTACAATAGGTTATAAATTAACAAACCTAGATAATGGTAAAACAAAAGTTGGAAAGCTTATGCCAATGGTAGCTGATGATGGCCCACACTATGGTGCAAACATTAAAATGGATACAGGAATAGGTAACTATGAATTAGAATTTGTAATTGACAATCCTGAAAAACAAGGTTTTGGTCGCCACGTAGATAAAGAAACAGGTGTTGATAAGTGGTTTGATACATTTAACGTAAAATATAAGTTCAAATACACCGGAACACCTGATAAATAA
- a CDS encoding FTR1 family protein, which yields MRKNYKGLLVKKLLFLICILVTSVIARDDVDYFKEKDLIIEKLDKGLEAYKKGDAATARQLASEAYFQHFENMEGPIGRNIGKKGFFMERKFTNLRSYYGKGESINKIEALIYGLKLDLEEVTPIIQDGFKIKAVASDPNYDKAKAEINARENLLKSCIEGEMMFGSNESDARTKCEEQKAAEIALLAKEASGEVQKPVMQKPVYDSLESLQAAASIDPRLQYVYDLLSEKFDEAMQYNKLGEYTKAADTIGSAREEIYINTNIEILINATKNINMRSKLRSFGSDIRSGKVSENDMREKSEELLNEIFEVMTEIDESNLGKLKLVGYVDETKNVDYTQVATDIKIALTKIVQDYENVGEKASINSLQSVYLDIFEAKGMESKIGAIDSSVKLAIEEKFTKGTALIKSKASKEELQANFDELNKLIASQLDKISDTSVWFLFISSLTIILREGLEALIIVVAIISYIIQSGNKDRLNIAYSALGTGVILSFITAFIVSYFISNSGQSRELIEGVTMLIAVALLFYVGFWLLSNARNKKYASNLKEQAKMAITSGSAKTLWWTVFLAVFREGAETILFYQALLIDSGSSAGLGAVIGGLALGLVILVILYFLLKAGAIRIPIKQFFLLTSIVIFYMCFVFTGKGIMELVEGKVLTPHLISTPFESITWLGLYPYYESLVLQAIILLLLIGGVLYMQIKSKEKQ from the coding sequence ATGCGAAAAAATTATAAAGGCTTACTTGTGAAAAAATTATTATTTCTTATTTGTATTTTAGTAACTTCAGTAATTGCTAGAGATGATGTTGATTATTTTAAAGAAAAAGATTTGATTATTGAAAAGCTTGATAAAGGTTTAGAAGCTTATAAAAAAGGCGATGCAGCGACAGCAAGACAACTTGCAAGCGAAGCATATTTTCAGCATTTTGAAAATATGGAAGGGCCAATCGGTAGAAATATCGGAAAAAAAGGCTTTTTTATGGAGAGAAAATTTACTAATCTAAGAAGCTATTATGGAAAAGGCGAAAGTATTAATAAAATTGAAGCTTTAATCTATGGTCTTAAATTAGATTTAGAAGAAGTAACGCCTATTATTCAAGATGGTTTTAAGATTAAAGCCGTAGCATCTGATCCAAATTATGATAAAGCAAAAGCAGAAATTAATGCAAGAGAAAATTTATTAAAGTCTTGCATTGAAGGCGAAATGATGTTTGGCTCAAATGAAAGCGATGCAAGAACTAAATGTGAAGAGCAAAAAGCTGCTGAAATTGCACTTTTAGCAAAAGAAGCAAGTGGAGAAGTGCAAAAGCCTGTAATGCAAAAGCCAGTGTATGATAGTCTTGAAAGTCTTCAAGCTGCTGCTTCAATTGATCCTAGACTTCAATATGTTTATGATTTATTAAGCGAAAAATTTGATGAAGCAATGCAATATAACAAGCTTGGAGAATACACAAAAGCTGCTGATACAATAGGCTCAGCAAGAGAAGAAATTTATATAAATACAAATATAGAAATACTAATCAACGCTACAAAAAATATTAATATGAGAAGCAAATTAAGAAGTTTTGGTAGTGATATTCGTAGTGGTAAAGTTAGTGAAAATGATATGAGAGAAAAAAGCGAAGAATTGCTTAATGAAATATTTGAAGTAATGACAGAAATTGATGAAAGCAATCTTGGTAAATTAAAGCTAGTTGGATATGTTGATGAAACAAAAAATGTTGATTATACCCAAGTTGCAACCGATATTAAAATCGCACTTACAAAAATAGTTCAAGATTATGAAAATGTAGGTGAAAAAGCAAGTATTAATTCTCTTCAAAGTGTTTATTTAGATATTTTTGAAGCAAAAGGTATGGAGAGTAAAATAGGTGCAATTGATTCAAGCGTTAAATTAGCGATAGAAGAGAAATTTACAAAAGGAACAGCTTTAATTAAAAGCAAGGCAAGCAAAGAAGAGTTACAAGCTAATTTTGATGAATTAAATAAATTAATTGCAAGCCAACTTGATAAGATTAGTGATACTAGTGTATGGTTTTTATTCATATCATCTCTTACAATTATTTTAAGAGAAGGCTTAGAAGCTTTAATTATAGTAGTTGCAATAATTTCATACATAATTCAAAGTGGTAATAAAGATAGATTAAACATAGCATATTCAGCTTTAGGAACGGGCGTTATTTTATCATTTATAACAGCGTTTATTGTTTCATATTTTATTAGTAATTCAGGTCAAAGTAGAGAGCTTATAGAAGGTGTTACAATGCTAATTGCAGTAGCCTTGTTGTTTTATGTTGGCTTTTGGTTGCTTAGCAATGCAAGAAATAAAAAATACGCAAGTAATCTAAAAGAACAAGCAAAAATGGCAATTACAAGTGGTAGTGCAAAAACTCTATGGTGGACTGTATTTTTAGCAGTATTTAGAGAAGGTGCTGAGACTATATTATTTTATCAAGCGTTACTTATAGATTCAGGTTCAAGCGCTGGTTTAGGTGCTGTAATAGGCGGTTTAGCATTAGGTTTAGTTATTTTAGTAATTTTATATTTCTTACTTAAAGCAGGAGCTATTAGAATACCTATAAAACAATTTTTCTTATTAACCTCAATTGTGATTTTTTATATGTGTTTTGTCTTTACAGGCAAAGGAATTATGGAACTTGTTGAGGGCAAGGTCTTAACTCCACATCTCATATCAACGCCATTTGAAAGTATTACATGGCTAGGGCTTTACCCTTATTATGAGAGCTTAGTGTTACAGGCAATAATCCTTCTTCTATTAATAGGAGGAGTTCTTTATATGCAAATCAAATCAAAGGAGAAACAATGA
- a CDS encoding sodium-dependent transporter: MKRQTWTNRLTYILTVAGATIGFGATWRFPYMVGENGGGAYVLLFIIAMFLVGVPIILVENIIGRRAHKNSVDCFSKKWQFVGYLGLFGSYAIMAYYMVLGAWVISYIVNIITNNLDLTQVITAEQTSLHYVNHIEKSPLMIAIYTFVFVLINWIILRRGVIDGIERSVKYLMPLLFLCLIAMVIRNVTLDGALEGIKFYLYPDFSKITPSIFLYVIGQVFFALSLGFGVMITLSSYLDKKEDLLKTAVITGVVNTLVAVLAGFMIFPSLFSFGLSPDAGPSLVFKTLPIVFSNMHFGNIFAIVFFVLLLTAALTTSLPIYQVIISVLEEKFKISKKTSINLVLGGIFVLGNIPALLSYGVLDDVLIFGRNIFDTFDFVSGNILFVITALLCVLYVAFILGKDEALREISNDYELKNPIYKAWFYYIKYIIPVVIIIIFISGFENLKSYILGFFN; this comes from the coding sequence ATGAAAAGACAAACTTGGACAAATAGATTAACATATATTTTAACCGTTGCAGGTGCTACCATAGGATTTGGAGCTACTTGGAGATTTCCTTATATGGTTGGAGAAAACGGCGGCGGTGCTTATGTTTTATTATTTATAATAGCTATGTTTTTAGTAGGTGTTCCTATTATTTTGGTTGAAAATATTATAGGAAGACGCGCTCATAAAAATAGTGTAGATTGTTTTAGTAAAAAATGGCAATTTGTAGGATATTTAGGGCTTTTTGGAAGCTATGCAATTATGGCTTATTATATGGTTTTGGGTGCTTGGGTAATTAGCTATATTGTAAATATTATTACAAATAATTTAGATTTAACTCAAGTTATAACGGCTGAGCAAACAAGCTTACATTATGTAAATCATATTGAAAAATCTCCTTTAATGATAGCAATTTATACTTTTGTATTTGTTTTAATTAACTGGATTATTTTAAGGCGTGGAGTTATTGATGGGATTGAGCGATCGGTTAAATACTTAATGCCATTATTATTTTTATGCTTAATTGCTATGGTTATTAGAAATGTTACTTTAGATGGAGCATTAGAAGGAATTAAGTTTTATTTATACCCTGATTTTAGTAAGATAACTCCAAGCATTTTTTTATATGTTATAGGACAAGTATTTTTTGCATTATCACTTGGATTTGGTGTGATGATTACGCTTTCAAGTTATCTTGATAAAAAAGAAGATTTATTAAAAACAGCAGTAATTACAGGTGTTGTAAATACTCTTGTAGCAGTTTTAGCAGGTTTTATGATATTTCCATCACTTTTTTCATTCGGATTAAGTCCTGATGCAGGACCTTCGCTAGTGTTTAAGACTTTGCCTATTGTATTTTCAAATATGCATTTTGGAAATATTTTTGCTATTGTATTTTTTGTATTATTACTTACAGCAGCACTTACTACAAGTTTGCCGATTTATCAAGTAATAATTTCGGTTTTAGAAGAAAAGTTTAAAATTTCAAAGAAAACTTCAATTAATTTAGTTTTAGGTGGAATTTTTGTTTTAGGAAATATTCCTGCATTACTTAGCTATGGTGTGCTTGATGATGTTTTGATTTTTGGAAGAAATATTTTTGATACATTTGACTTTGTGAGTGGAAATATTTTATTTGTAATTACTGCATTATTATGTGTTTTATATGTTGCATTTATTTTAGGTAAAGATGAAGCATTAAGAGAAATTAGCAATGATTATGAATTAAAAAACCCTATTTATAAAGCATGGTTTTATTATATAAAATACATAATTCCTGTTGTAATTATTATTATTTTTATTAGTGGATTTGAGAATTTAAAATCGTATATTCTTGGATTTTTTAATTAA
- a CDS encoding anaerobic C4-dicarboxylate transporter, with protein sequence MSSFGFLDLAIVLSVIFIGVRLGGIAIGYTGGIGVILLGVLCGIKPGEIPTSVILIIMSVIAAISAMQLAGGLDYLVSVAEKILRKNPKKINYLAPTITYFLTILAGTGHTAFSMIPVIVEVAKEQNIKPKAPLSLAVVSSQIAITASPVSAAVVYLSGVLEGFGYSYIAMLGVWIASTYLACIITAFLVTKFSNLDLSSDEYYQELLKKGEIVKKEKSTQIISKEAKLSVAIFIIGVLAVVCYATYLSGLKAEQIIIPRDSAIMCVMLSIATFIVLVSKINTSKIIDTSVFKSGMNACVCVLGVAWLGDTYVSAHSAEIKDFAKNLVEQYQFLLAFAFFFASMLLYSQAATAKAIVPSVIVALGLSENPENAKIIIASFAAVSALFVLPTYPTLLGAVGMDDTKTTRIGRYVFNHSFFIPGVLMIILSVALGFLFVKFI encoded by the coding sequence ATGAGTTCTTTTGGTTTTTTAGACCTTGCAATTGTTTTATCAGTAATTTTCATAGGTGTTAGGCTTGGTGGAATAGCTATTGGATATACTGGTGGAATAGGCGTTATTTTATTAGGTGTTTTATGTGGAATAAAGCCTGGTGAAATTCCAACTTCAGTAATTTTAATCATAATGTCAGTTATTGCTGCAATTTCGGCTATGCAACTTGCTGGTGGGCTTGATTATTTAGTAAGTGTAGCTGAAAAAATCCTTAGAAAAAATCCTAAAAAGATTAATTATCTAGCACCTACAATTACTTATTTTCTAACGATTTTAGCAGGCACAGGTCATACTGCTTTTTCTATGATTCCTGTAATTGTTGAAGTTGCAAAAGAGCAAAATATCAAGCCAAAAGCACCGCTTAGCCTTGCAGTTGTATCAAGTCAAATAGCAATTACAGCAAGTCCTGTTAGTGCTGCTGTTGTTTATCTTAGTGGGGTTTTAGAAGGTTTTGGATATTCTTATATTGCAATGCTTGGGGTTTGGATAGCAAGTACATATTTAGCTTGCATAATAACAGCATTTTTAGTAACTAAGTTTAGCAATCTTGATTTAAGCAGCGATGAGTATTATCAAGAATTATTAAAAAAAGGCGAAATCGTAAAAAAAGAAAAATCAACTCAAATAATTAGCAAAGAAGCAAAATTAAGCGTTGCAATTTTTATTATCGGAGTTTTAGCTGTAGTTTGTTATGCAACTTATCTTTCAGGCTTAAAAGCTGAGCAAATAATAATCCCACGAGATAGTGCGATTATGTGTGTAATGCTTAGCATTGCAACTTTTATTGTCTTAGTTAGTAAAATTAATACTTCTAAAATCATTGATACAAGTGTATTTAAAAGCGGTATGAATGCTTGCGTATGCGTTTTAGGTGTTGCATGGCTAGGTGATACTTATGTAAGCGCTCATTCAGCTGAAATAAAAGATTTTGCAAAAAATCTAGTAGAGCAATATCAATTCTTATTAGCATTTGCCTTTTTCTTTGCAAGCATGCTTTTATATTCTCAAGCAGCAACAGCAAAAGCAATTGTTCCATCAGTAATAGTTGCTCTAGGACTTAGTGAAAATCCAGAAAATGCAAAGATAATAATCGCTTCTTTTGCAGCAGTTTCAGCGCTCTTTGTGTTACCAACTTACCCAACTTTACTTGGTGCTGTTGGTATGGATGATACGAAAACTACTAGAATAGGAAGATATGTATTTAACCATTCTTTCTTTATTCCAGGGGTTTTAATGATTATCTTAAGTGTTGCATTAGGATTTTTATTTGTAAAATTTATTTAA
- the ilvD gene encoding dihydroxy-acid dehydratase, translating into MRSDVIKKGYTKAPSRSLLRAVGLKDEDFAKPFIGVCNSFIEIIPGHFYLNKYAEIIKDEIKKNGCVPFEFNCIGVDDGIAMGHSGMLYSLPSRELIASSVETVMNAHSLDAMIAIPNCDKITPGMIMGALRVNVPTIFVSGGAMAAGKLKDGSQIDLNTAFEAVGEFEVGKIDEAKLKEIECAACPGAGSCSGMFTANSMNSLMESLGIALKGNGTILALSAQREELLRIAARRICEIAKSEELSEKYKIRNILNNKSLKNALVCDMAMGGSTNTILHTLAIAKEAYADEINLELMHEIAQDTPHIAKVSPSLPGTHMQDVGSSGGIYAIMNEVSKKSKFFSKDALTISGESIGELISGINPDGKAIKTLENPYSERGGLCVLFGNIAKQGAVIKVAGIVGDKVFRGKCVCFNSQDEAIAGISSGKVVAGDCVVIRYEGPKGGPGMQEMLSPTSLIMGRGLGASVALLTDGRFSGATRGFSVGHCSPEAAEGGEIGLIKDGDIIEIDTIKCTINLLISDEEMAKRKAEFKPIQKPLNSRWLRMYRALVSNASNGGVLDIDGLNEMKN; encoded by the coding sequence ATGAGAAGTGATGTTATTAAAAAAGGCTATACAAAAGCACCTAGCAGGTCGCTACTTAGAGCTGTTGGATTAAAAGATGAAGATTTTGCAAAGCCATTCATAGGAGTTTGCAATAGCTTTATTGAGATTATTCCAGGGCATTTTTATTTAAATAAATACGCAGAGATTATAAAAGATGAGATTAAGAAAAACGGCTGTGTTCCATTTGAGTTTAACTGCATAGGTGTTGATGATGGTATTGCTATGGGGCATAGCGGAATGCTTTATTCACTTCCTAGCCGTGAATTAATAGCAAGTAGTGTTGAAACGGTAATGAATGCTCATAGCCTAGATGCAATGATAGCAATCCCAAACTGCGATAAAATTACTCCAGGTATGATAATGGGAGCATTAAGGGTAAATGTTCCGACCATTTTTGTAAGTGGTGGAGCAATGGCTGCAGGAAAGCTAAAAGATGGCTCTCAGATTGATTTAAATACAGCCTTTGAAGCAGTTGGGGAATTTGAAGTTGGCAAAATTGATGAAGCGAAATTAAAAGAAATTGAATGCGCTGCATGTCCAGGTGCTGGAAGCTGTAGTGGAATGTTTACAGCAAATTCAATGAATTCTTTAATGGAGAGCCTTGGTATTGCACTTAAAGGAAATGGCACTATTTTAGCACTAAGTGCCCAAAGAGAAGAATTATTAAGAATTGCAGCAAGAAGAATTTGCGAAATTGCAAAAAGCGAAGAGCTAAGCGAAAAATATAAAATTAGAAATATTTTAAATAATAAAAGCCTTAAAAATGCTCTAGTTTGTGATATGGCAATGGGTGGAAGCACTAATACAATCTTGCATACTCTTGCAATTGCAAAAGAAGCTTATGCTGACGAAATAAACTTAGAATTAATGCATGAAATCGCTCAAGATACTCCACATATTGCAAAAGTAAGTCCAAGCTTGCCAGGAACTCATATGCAAGATGTAGGAAGTAGCGGTGGAATATATGCGATAATGAATGAAGTTAGCAAAAAAAGCAAATTCTTTAGCAAAGACGCACTTACTATTAGTGGAGAAAGTATCGGCGAATTAATATCAGGAATAAATCCTGATGGTAAGGCTATTAAAACGCTTGAAAATCCATATTCAGAGCGTGGGGGGCTTTGCGTATTATTTGGAAATATTGCAAAACAAGGTGCTGTAATTAAGGTTGCAGGAATTGTTGGAGATAAGGTATTTCGTGGAAAATGCGTTTGCTTTAATTCTCAAGATGAAGCAATCGCAGGAATTAGCAGTGGAAAAGTAGTAGCAGGTGATTGCGTTGTAATTCGCTATGAAGGTCCAAAGGGTGGCCCTGGTATGCAAGAGATGTTAAGTCCAACAAGTCTTATTATGGGTAGGGGCTTAGGTGCTTCGGTTGCCTTGCTTACTGATGGAAGATTTAGTGGTGCAACAAGGGGCTTTAGCGTAGGACACTGCTCGCCTGAAGCTGCTGAAGGTGGAGAAATAGGACTTATAAAAGATGGCGATATTATAGAAATTGATACTATCAAATGCACTATAAATCTATTAATAAGCGATGAAGAAATGGCTAAGAGAAAAGCAGAGTTTAAGCCTATACAAAAACCACTTAATTCAAGATGGCTTAGAATGTATAGAGCGCTTGTTAGCAATGCAAGTAATGGTGGCGTGCTAGATATCGATGGCTTAAATGAGATGAAAAACTAA